A single genomic interval of Nocardia bhagyanarayanae harbors:
- a CDS encoding alpha/beta hydrolase, which produces MSAEHDIEQIEQANASGRTPAVFVHGLWLLPSSWDRWAEVFAAAGYAPVLPGWPDDPGTVAEAHAHPEVFAGKTVGRVADHFAGLIGALSRKPVVIGHSFGGLLAQIIAGRGLSAATVAIDPAPFQGVLPLPISSLRASAPVLTNPANRHRAVPLTFEQFRFAFANAVDAAEAEQLYETFAVAAPGAPLFQAATANLNPWSETKVDSTGPQRGPLLIVSGEKDNTVPWAIAEASYKKQARNEHAVTEIVEMPGRGHSLTIDSGWREVCDTALSFVQRFA; this is translated from the coding sequence ATGTCCGCTGAGCACGATATCGAGCAGATCGAACAGGCCAATGCCTCCGGCCGCACGCCCGCGGTGTTCGTGCACGGGCTGTGGCTGTTGCCGTCGAGCTGGGATCGGTGGGCGGAGGTGTTCGCCGCCGCCGGGTATGCGCCGGTGCTGCCCGGCTGGCCCGACGACCCCGGCACGGTCGCCGAAGCGCATGCTCATCCGGAGGTCTTCGCGGGCAAGACGGTTGGCCGAGTCGCCGACCATTTCGCCGGGCTGATCGGTGCGTTGAGTCGCAAGCCGGTCGTGATCGGTCACTCCTTCGGCGGCCTGCTCGCGCAAATCATCGCTGGGCGTGGACTTTCGGCGGCGACGGTGGCCATCGATCCCGCGCCGTTCCAAGGCGTGTTGCCGCTGCCGATCTCCTCGCTGCGTGCCTCGGCGCCGGTCCTGACCAACCCCGCCAACCGGCATCGAGCCGTGCCGCTCACCTTCGAGCAGTTCCGGTTCGCCTTCGCCAATGCGGTCGACGCGGCGGAGGCCGAGCAGTTGTACGAGACGTTCGCGGTGGCCGCGCCCGGCGCTCCGCTGTTCCAGGCGGCCACGGCCAATCTGAACCCGTGGAGCGAGACCAAGGTCGACAGCACCGGTCCGCAGCGCGGTCCGCTGCTGATCGTCTCCGGGGAGAAGGACAACACCGTGCCGTGGGCGATCGCCGAGGCCTCGTACAAGAAGCAAGCGCGCAACGAGCACGCCGTCACCGAGATCGTCGAGATGCCGGGCCGCGGTCATTCACTGACGATCGACTCCGGTTGGCGCGAAGTCTGCGATACCGCACTGTCTTTCGTTCAGCGGTTCGCCTGA
- a CDS encoding alpha/beta fold hydrolase, whose amino-acid sequence MKRMTLHLRGLAVALTLTALPAVAIAPAVATPPSPTIVLVHGAFADTTSWDGVAELLRADGYRVVVPDNPLRGPVDDAAAVQRTLDSVRGPVVLVGHSYGGSVITQVHDAKVRALVFVAAFAPAQGEINQLALDPIRFPGSRLLPPVLQVKVVDDPVAGSSIDAYIAPDGFHEVFAQDVSDGTAAEMLAHQRSLAVSANLEPSGAPAWATTPSWYLVSAQDRAIPPAAQRFMADRMNARTEEIDASHASLVSRPGEVADFVRAAAR is encoded by the coding sequence ATGAAACGAATGACGCTCCATCTGCGCGGCCTGGCGGTCGCGTTGACACTGACCGCGCTTCCGGCGGTGGCGATCGCGCCCGCGGTGGCCACTCCGCCGTCGCCCACCATCGTGCTGGTGCACGGCGCTTTCGCCGACACCACCAGCTGGGACGGGGTCGCGGAACTGTTGCGCGCGGACGGCTATCGGGTTGTGGTGCCGGATAATCCGCTGCGCGGACCGGTCGACGACGCCGCCGCCGTGCAGCGGACGCTGGACAGCGTCCGCGGTCCGGTGGTCCTGGTCGGCCACTCCTACGGCGGATCGGTCATCACCCAGGTGCACGACGCGAAGGTGCGGGCGCTGGTATTCGTCGCCGCCTTCGCGCCCGCGCAGGGCGAGATCAATCAGCTGGCACTCGACCCGATTCGGTTCCCCGGCAGCCGCCTGCTTCCTCCGGTGCTTCAGGTGAAGGTGGTCGACGATCCGGTCGCCGGAAGCAGTATCGATGCCTACATCGCACCCGACGGTTTCCACGAGGTCTTCGCCCAAGATGTCAGCGATGGCACGGCCGCCGAGATGCTGGCGCACCAGCGCTCGCTCGCGGTGTCGGCCAACCTGGAACCCTCCGGCGCTCCCGCGTGGGCAACGACACCCAGCTGGTACTTGGTCTCGGCCCAGGATCGTGCCATTCCACCGGCCGCGCAGCGGTTCATGGCGGACCGGATGAACGCCCGAACTGAGGAGATCGACGCCTCGCACGCGTCGCTGGTGTCCAGGCCCGGTGAAGTCGCCGACTTCGTGCGAGCCGCGGCACGGTGA
- a CDS encoding cyclopropane mycolic acid synthase family methyltransferase, protein MLPEKGTGTEGLAPFYANVQSHYDLSDDFFALFLDPSRTYSCAYFEREGMSLEEAQLAKIDLALGKCDLRPGMTLLDVGCGWGSTMLRAMERYDVDVIGLTLSRNQYEHVEGLLEAHRGPRRGRVLLRGWEEFDEPVDRIVSIGAFEHFRRERYEWFFDKCHRILPADGRMLLHTIVQYNRQELRAKGLPIDREVLAFGRFIAREIFPGGQLPLPEWVLDYARAAGFDVERAHSLGPNYVTTLEHWANALEKHRDEAIAVTSEEIYDTYSKYLSGCGRFFRDGYIDVVQFSLAKK, encoded by the coding sequence ATGTTGCCGGAGAAAGGGACGGGAACGGAGGGGTTGGCTCCGTTCTATGCGAATGTCCAGTCGCATTACGACCTGTCCGATGATTTCTTCGCACTGTTCCTGGATCCGTCTCGCACCTACAGTTGCGCGTACTTCGAACGCGAGGGGATGAGCCTCGAGGAAGCGCAGCTGGCCAAAATCGATCTGGCACTTGGCAAATGCGATCTGCGCCCCGGCATGACATTGCTCGACGTGGGGTGCGGCTGGGGTTCGACGATGCTGCGCGCCATGGAGCGTTACGACGTCGACGTGATCGGTCTGACCCTCAGCCGCAACCAGTACGAGCACGTCGAAGGCCTGCTCGAAGCGCATCGCGGGCCACGGCGAGGCCGGGTGCTGTTGCGGGGATGGGAAGAGTTCGACGAGCCGGTGGATCGCATCGTCAGCATCGGCGCGTTCGAACATTTCCGGCGCGAACGCTACGAATGGTTTTTCGACAAGTGTCACCGCATTCTGCCCGCCGACGGACGGATGCTGCTGCACACGATCGTGCAGTACAACCGGCAGGAGCTTCGCGCGAAAGGGCTGCCGATCGACCGCGAGGTGCTGGCGTTCGGCCGATTCATCGCCCGCGAGATCTTTCCGGGCGGCCAGTTGCCGCTGCCGGAATGGGTTCTCGATTACGCGCGCGCGGCCGGTTTCGATGTCGAGCGGGCACATTCGCTCGGCCCGAATTACGTGACGACTCTGGAGCATTGGGCGAACGCGCTGGAAAAGCATCGCGACGAGGCAATCGCGGTGACCTCGGAAGAAATTTACGACACATATTCGAAGTACCTGAGCGGCTGCGGTCGTTTCTTCCGCGATGGTTACATCGACGTCGTTCAGTTCAGTCTCGCCAAGAAGTAG
- a CDS encoding carboxymuconolactone decarboxylase family protein: MEPRFNLNANELGAKLGKRFANTSLAIMQSSLPRTLIELVELRASQINGCGYCVDAHAKELAAAGEPAVRINLVAAWRESTVFSEAEQAALALAEEGTRLADANHGVSDDTWAQVRKHYDDDQIAALVYLVAMINAANRLLVITRTKGGSYEPGTFDSAAS, encoded by the coding sequence ATGGAACCCCGTTTCAACCTGAACGCCAACGAACTCGGCGCCAAGCTCGGCAAGCGGTTCGCCAACACCAGCCTGGCGATCATGCAGTCGTCGCTGCCGAGGACCCTGATCGAGCTCGTAGAGCTGCGCGCCAGCCAGATCAACGGCTGCGGGTACTGCGTCGACGCCCACGCCAAGGAGTTGGCAGCGGCCGGTGAACCCGCGGTGCGAATCAACCTGGTCGCGGCTTGGCGCGAGTCCACCGTGTTCAGCGAGGCCGAGCAGGCCGCGCTGGCGCTCGCCGAGGAGGGGACCCGTCTCGCCGATGCCAACCACGGCGTGTCCGACGACACCTGGGCCCAGGTGCGAAAGCACTACGACGACGACCAGATCGCCGCGCTGGTCTATCTGGTCGCCATGATCAATGCCGCCAACCGGCTCCTCGTGATCACCCGGACCAAGGGAGGTTCCTACGAGCCGGGCACGTTCGACAGCGCGGCGAGCTGA
- a CDS encoding RNA polymerase sigma-70 factor, producing MTGAVRIEPGRGGGTGDHRPDPATEAFVAHRRLLFTVAYEMLGSAADAEDVLQETWLRWAHCDLDAVRDRRAYLIRITTRQALDRARALGRRKESYVGPWLPEPLLTTPDVAEDVELADSVSMAMLLVLETLAPIERAVFVLREVFDLGYDEIATAVDKSPSAVRQLAYRARTHVAARRPRKIVSAAETRSALEAFQRAIETGELQRLLDILAPDVVFLGDGGGVARAALEPIVGAAAVAELLAAGLGNLAARSPQLADVNGYPALILRLAGEIDTVVAVHVEDGLVTGLYSVRNPRKLSRLERATTMRR from the coding sequence ATGACCGGAGCGGTGCGAATCGAGCCCGGCCGAGGCGGCGGCACCGGGGACCACCGGCCGGACCCCGCGACCGAGGCGTTCGTCGCGCATCGAAGACTCCTGTTCACCGTCGCCTACGAGATGCTCGGCTCGGCGGCCGACGCGGAGGACGTTCTGCAGGAGACATGGCTGCGGTGGGCGCACTGCGATCTCGACGCCGTGCGGGATCGGCGCGCGTATCTGATCCGGATCACCACCAGGCAGGCGCTCGACCGGGCGCGCGCGCTGGGGCGGCGCAAGGAGTCCTACGTCGGCCCTTGGCTGCCGGAACCGCTGCTGACCACGCCCGATGTGGCGGAGGACGTCGAGCTGGCCGACAGCGTCTCGATGGCGATGCTGCTGGTCCTCGAGACCCTCGCGCCGATCGAGCGGGCGGTGTTCGTGCTGCGCGAGGTGTTCGATCTGGGCTACGACGAGATCGCCACCGCCGTCGACAAGAGCCCGTCCGCCGTACGGCAGCTCGCGTACCGGGCGCGGACACACGTCGCTGCGCGGCGCCCACGAAAGATCGTTTCCGCGGCCGAGACCCGCAGCGCCCTAGAGGCGTTTCAGCGGGCGATCGAGACGGGCGAATTGCAGCGCCTGCTCGACATCCTCGCACCGGATGTCGTCTTCCTCGGCGACGGTGGCGGGGTCGCGCGAGCGGCGCTGGAACCCATCGTGGGGGCTGCCGCGGTGGCCGAACTACTCGCCGCCGGGCTGGGCAACCTCGCGGCGAGGTCGCCGCAGCTGGCGGACGTCAACGGGTACCCGGCGCTCATTCTGCGGCTCGCGGGCGAGATCGACACTGTCGTGGCGGTACATGTCGAGGACGGCCTCGTCACCGGGCTCTATTCCGTGCGCAATCCGCGGAAACTGTCACGGCTGGAGCGCGCGACGACCATGCGTCGCTGA
- a CDS encoding VOC family protein, translating to MLTVLPIRYVSDVQACRRFYAGLGLAFEADASVNVWAQLSADAGALGLHDFTVSKGRPAGSVELAFATDEKLEAVANRLREQGYDYEIFDEDFGRSLRVVDPDGVTIQIQEIDMEVAKASESALSAPEGN from the coding sequence ATGTTGACTGTTCTGCCCATCAGGTATGTCTCGGATGTGCAGGCGTGCCGCAGGTTCTACGCCGGGCTGGGTCTCGCGTTCGAGGCGGACGCGAGTGTCAATGTGTGGGCGCAACTCTCGGCCGATGCCGGGGCCCTCGGGCTGCACGACTTCACGGTCTCCAAGGGACGTCCGGCCGGTTCGGTCGAGCTCGCGTTCGCGACCGACGAGAAGCTCGAGGCGGTGGCGAACCGGCTACGCGAGCAGGGCTACGACTACGAGATCTTCGACGAGGACTTCGGTCGCAGCCTGCGGGTCGTCGATCCGGACGGCGTGACGATCCAGATCCAGGAGATCGACATGGAGGTCGCCAAGGCGTCCGAATCCGCCTTGTCGGCGCCGGAAGGCAACTGA
- a CDS encoding metal-sensitive transcriptional regulator has product MVGNEETIAQVLNRLRRAHGQLAGVISMIEQGRDCKDVVTQLAAVSRALDRAGFKIVATGLRECLSGDTADGSEPMTEAELEKLFLALA; this is encoded by the coding sequence ATGGTCGGCAACGAAGAGACCATCGCCCAGGTGCTCAACCGGCTGCGGCGCGCACACGGGCAGCTCGCCGGAGTCATCTCCATGATCGAGCAGGGCCGCGACTGCAAGGACGTCGTCACCCAACTCGCCGCCGTCTCGCGAGCGCTCGATCGCGCCGGCTTCAAAATCGTCGCCACCGGCCTGCGCGAATGCCTCAGCGGCGACACCGCCGACGGCTCCGAACCGATGACCGAGGCCGAACTCGAGAAACTCTTCCTCGCTCTCGCATGA
- a CDS encoding FAD-dependent oxidoreductase — protein sequence MKVVIVGGVAGGMSAATRLRRLRESAEIVVLERGDHVSFANCGLPYYLGGVIQKREALLLQTPESLAERFRLDVRVRHEVVALDPVGRSVTVRDLDSGREYVESFDELVLSTGAAAIVPPLPGVERALVLRDVADVDRVAEALGGARSAVVVGAGFIGVEMAENLVRRQVSTTVVERGTQVLAPMDVEMAAPVAAEMREHGVRLELGAELTRVDADSVTLSDRRVIPADLVVMAIGVRPESALAREAGLEIGSGGGIVVDERLRTSAPHIYAVGDVVEKRDAVSGQSMLVPLANAANRQGRLVADVIAGLPAIDPPAQATAILGVFDLTAATTGWSEKRLRAAGRPFRVLHSHPFAHAGYYPDARAMSVKLLVDPATDEILGAQAVGGDGVDKRIDVLATAMAGGIPASRLMDLELAYAPQFGSAKDPVNMLGYMADNLRTGAIRTVQWHEIDDMIATGAHAVDVRSPEEFAAGSIPGARNLPLDELRDRAGEIPAGPVLVFCQVGQRGNTATRLLTQLGRDAINLDGGYRTWRDATAAVR from the coding sequence ATGAAAGTTGTGATCGTCGGCGGAGTGGCCGGTGGCATGTCGGCCGCCACCCGATTGCGCCGGCTGCGGGAATCGGCGGAAATCGTCGTTCTCGAACGGGGCGATCATGTGTCGTTCGCGAATTGCGGCCTGCCCTATTACCTCGGCGGGGTGATCCAGAAGCGGGAAGCGCTGCTGTTGCAGACTCCGGAATCGCTCGCCGAGCGGTTCCGGCTGGACGTGCGGGTGCGGCACGAAGTGGTGGCGCTGGATCCGGTGGGGCGCAGCGTCACCGTGCGTGATCTGGACTCGGGCCGCGAGTATGTCGAGTCCTTCGACGAACTGGTCCTGAGCACGGGCGCTGCCGCGATCGTCCCACCGTTGCCGGGGGTCGAGCGCGCCTTGGTGCTGCGCGATGTCGCCGATGTGGATCGGGTCGCCGAGGCGCTCGGCGGTGCGCGGTCCGCGGTGGTGGTCGGTGCGGGGTTCATCGGCGTGGAAATGGCCGAAAACCTTGTGCGACGGCAAGTTTCGACGACGGTGGTCGAGCGCGGCACGCAGGTGTTGGCGCCGATGGATGTCGAGATGGCGGCTCCCGTCGCGGCCGAGATGCGTGAACACGGGGTCCGGCTGGAATTGGGTGCGGAGCTGACTCGCGTCGACGCCGATTCGGTGACCCTTTCCGATCGGCGCGTGATCCCGGCCGATCTCGTGGTGATGGCGATCGGGGTGCGCCCGGAAAGCGCGCTCGCTCGCGAAGCCGGTCTCGAAATCGGTTCCGGCGGTGGCATTGTCGTGGACGAGCGGCTGCGCACGTCGGCGCCGCACATCTATGCCGTCGGCGATGTGGTGGAGAAGCGGGACGCGGTGAGCGGGCAGTCGATGCTCGTCCCGTTGGCCAATGCGGCGAATCGGCAGGGGCGGTTGGTCGCGGACGTGATCGCCGGGCTGCCTGCCATCGACCCGCCCGCCCAGGCCACCGCGATCCTCGGCGTCTTCGACCTGACCGCGGCGACGACCGGATGGAGCGAGAAGCGACTGCGCGCGGCGGGACGCCCGTTCCGGGTGCTGCATTCGCATCCGTTCGCCCACGCCGGTTACTACCCGGACGCTCGCGCGATGTCGGTGAAACTGCTCGTCGATCCGGCTACCGACGAGATCCTCGGCGCGCAGGCTGTGGGTGGCGACGGCGTCGACAAACGCATCGACGTGCTGGCCACCGCCATGGCGGGCGGAATTCCGGCCTCCCGGCTGATGGACCTGGAGTTGGCCTACGCACCGCAGTTCGGTTCGGCCAAGGATCCGGTGAACATGCTCGGCTACATGGCCGACAATCTCCGCACCGGAGCGATTCGGACCGTGCAGTGGCACGAAATCGATGACATGATCGCCACCGGCGCACATGCGGTCGACGTGCGATCACCGGAGGAGTTCGCCGCCGGGTCCATACCCGGCGCACGCAACCTCCCGCTGGACGAACTCCGCGACCGGGCGGGCGAGATTCCCGCCGGTCCGGTCCTGGTGTTCTGCCAGGTGGGTCAGCGCGGCAATACCGCGACGCGTTTGCTGACCCAGCTCGGCCGTGACGCGATCAACCTCGACGGTGGATATCGCACCTGGCGTGACGCGACCGCCGCCGTCCGGTAG
- a CDS encoding L-aspartate oxidase — MINSRERQIATSVLVIGTGGSGLRAAIELAERGVDVLLVGKRPKADAHTTLAAGGVNAALSTMDAEDSWQQHAADTITESYLLARPDTVQTVTENAARGIADLERWGMPFARESDGRISQRFFGAHTYRRTAFAGDYTGLEIQRTLVNRAVQLGVPIIDSCYVTRILVRDNVVFGAYGFDLEDGGRYVFRADAVFLAAGGHTRIWRRTSSRRDENTGDSFRLAVLVGGRIRDPELVQFHPSGLIEPENAAGTLVSEAARGEGGMLRNALGERFMKRYDPARMELSTRDRVALAAYTEIKEGRGTANGGVWLDVSHLPRETIMRRLPRVYQTLLELQMLDITRDPIEIAPTAHYSMGGVWVRSEDHGTGVEGLYAIGEASSGLHGANRLGGNSLIELLVYGRIVGEAAARYSVELSAQRRSEGALADARAEVDGLVTADGPENVRALQRALRNTMTEHAGVVRDEGGIRAGLSELDEVEDRMKNIGVHPDAAGFQDLAHAFDLKASAIAARATLEAALERRETRGCHNRSDYPELDPTLRVNFVWSGPGRIEREEIPEVPAEIARLMRDVSTDGKLVE; from the coding sequence ATGATCAATTCGCGCGAACGCCAGATCGCTACCTCGGTTCTCGTCATCGGCACCGGCGGTTCGGGCCTGCGTGCGGCGATCGAGCTGGCCGAGCGAGGCGTGGATGTGCTCCTGGTCGGCAAGCGGCCGAAGGCCGACGCGCACACCACGCTCGCCGCGGGCGGTGTCAATGCCGCGTTGTCGACAATGGACGCCGAAGACAGCTGGCAGCAACATGCGGCGGACACGATCACGGAGAGCTACCTGCTCGCCCGGCCGGACACAGTACAGACGGTGACCGAGAACGCCGCCCGCGGAATCGCGGATCTCGAACGGTGGGGCATGCCGTTCGCTCGCGAATCCGACGGACGGATCTCGCAGCGGTTCTTCGGCGCCCACACCTACCGGCGCACGGCGTTCGCCGGGGACTACACCGGTCTCGAAATCCAGCGAACGTTGGTGAACCGCGCCGTCCAGCTCGGCGTACCGATCATCGATTCCTGCTACGTGACCCGAATCCTGGTGCGCGACAATGTCGTATTCGGTGCGTACGGATTCGATCTCGAGGACGGCGGTCGTTATGTGTTCCGGGCCGATGCCGTGTTCCTCGCCGCCGGAGGGCATACCCGGATCTGGCGTCGCACGTCGTCCAGGCGCGACGAGAACACCGGGGACTCGTTCCGGCTGGCCGTGCTGGTGGGCGGCCGGATCCGAGATCCGGAACTCGTGCAGTTCCACCCCTCGGGGCTCATCGAGCCCGAGAATGCCGCGGGCACGCTGGTGTCGGAGGCCGCGCGCGGCGAGGGTGGCATGCTCCGGAACGCGCTGGGCGAGCGATTCATGAAGCGGTACGACCCGGCACGGATGGAACTTTCGACCCGCGACCGTGTCGCGCTGGCCGCCTATACGGAGATCAAGGAAGGCAGGGGCACCGCGAATGGCGGTGTCTGGCTGGATGTTTCGCATCTGCCGCGAGAGACGATCATGCGGCGGCTACCGCGCGTCTACCAGACGCTGCTGGAGTTGCAGATGCTCGACATAACTCGCGATCCGATCGAAATCGCGCCCACCGCACACTATTCGATGGGTGGCGTGTGGGTGCGTTCGGAGGATCACGGCACCGGTGTCGAGGGGCTCTACGCGATCGGCGAGGCGTCCAGCGGACTGCACGGCGCCAACCGGCTCGGCGGCAACTCCCTGATCGAGCTGCTCGTCTACGGCAGGATCGTGGGTGAGGCCGCCGCGCGCTACTCGGTCGAGCTGTCGGCCCAGCGGCGGTCGGAGGGTGCGCTCGCGGATGCCCGTGCCGAGGTCGACGGGCTCGTGACGGCCGACGGTCCGGAGAACGTGCGAGCTCTCCAGCGCGCACTGCGCAATACGATGACCGAGCATGCGGGCGTCGTGCGCGACGAGGGCGGGATCCGGGCGGGACTGTCCGAACTCGATGAGGTCGAGGATCGGATGAAGAACATCGGCGTGCACCCCGACGCCGCCGGGTTTCAGGATCTGGCTCATGCCTTCGACTTGAAGGCGTCGGCGATCGCGGCACGCGCTACGTTGGAGGCCGCCTTGGAACGCCGCGAGACCCGTGGATGCCACAACCGTTCCGACTACCCCGAGCTCGATCCCACGTTGCGGGTGAACTTCGTGTGGTCGGGCCCTGGTCGAATCGAGCGCGAGGAAATCCCTGAGGTGCCTGCCGAGATAGCGCGACTCATGCGCGATGTATCGACCGACGGGAAGTTGGTCGAATGA
- a CDS encoding sterol desaturase family protein: protein MSTIVHPLIRYGYAPLMLLGINGAGIALAASGANKAWLLALLVTAIALSFAVERLLPYRSAWNSSHGDVGRDTAHTFVNETLILTSVAAIPALAALVPGDGIWPTGLPFVAQVLIAILVADFGITLTHYASHKIGLLWRFHAVHHSVTRFYGLNGLMKHPLHQTLEMTAGVTPLLLAGIPVPVAAALSLAVAVQLLLQHSNADYRVGPFKYVLALNEGHRFHHLKWAGIGDVNFGLFTLVWDHLLRTYSYDPARRFTSADLGMAAKPDYPVGYLAQLAEPFTRHGACTVASRNASEKRSAATVSERGEGTVQPIS, encoded by the coding sequence ATGTCCACAATCGTTCACCCTCTGATCCGCTACGGCTACGCACCGCTCATGCTGCTCGGCATCAACGGCGCCGGGATCGCCTTGGCCGCAAGCGGAGCCAACAAAGCCTGGCTGCTGGCTCTGCTCGTCACCGCGATCGCGTTGTCGTTCGCCGTCGAACGCCTGCTGCCGTATCGGAGTGCCTGGAACAGCTCGCACGGCGATGTCGGTCGCGACACCGCGCACACCTTCGTCAACGAAACGCTCATTCTCACGAGTGTCGCCGCGATCCCGGCCTTGGCCGCGCTCGTACCCGGCGACGGGATCTGGCCTACCGGTTTGCCGTTCGTCGCTCAGGTACTGATCGCGATCCTGGTCGCCGACTTCGGCATCACCCTGACGCACTACGCCAGCCACAAGATCGGGCTGCTGTGGCGCTTTCACGCCGTGCACCACAGCGTCACCCGCTTCTACGGTCTCAACGGCCTGATGAAACACCCACTGCACCAAACACTCGAGATGACCGCGGGCGTCACCCCGCTGCTGTTGGCGGGGATCCCGGTGCCGGTCGCGGCGGCGTTGTCGCTGGCGGTCGCGGTGCAGCTGCTGCTGCAACACTCCAACGCCGACTACCGCGTCGGCCCCTTCAAGTACGTCCTGGCGCTCAACGAGGGCCACCGCTTCCACCACCTGAAATGGGCGGGCATAGGCGATGTCAACTTCGGTTTGTTCACCCTCGTCTGGGATCACCTGCTGCGCACCTACAGCTACGACCCCGCCCGCCGCTTCACCAGCGCCGACCTCGGTATGGCCGCCAAACCCGACTACCCGGTGGGCTACCTGGCCCAGCTCGCCGAACCCTTCACCCGCCACGGCGCCTGCACTGTCGCTTCCAGAAACGCCAGCGAAAAGCGGTCCGCCGCAACGGTTTCAGAGCGCGGTGAGGGTACCGTCCAGCCGATCAGCTGA
- a CDS encoding AraC family transcriptional regulator, whose translation MTGTMPRWLGGVLFTPGLMAFTGDIGDTAAHSHAAVQILLVTAGEVTLIDAAGRTATAEVAIIPPGVRHEVRATPGAKGFLAYLDSAGLVGNAALARLRGLPVDEVTSWITAAMPRTTAAAPQPNSTSRAPRRSTHPVVAEALRVAAASASGPPSLGDLAAAVAMSPSRLSHLFTEHVGLPYAAWRRWTRLQLAVGTVRVGGSLTEAAHASGFTDSAHLTKTCRDLFGITPTEALVATGWRPLPAARLS comes from the coding sequence GTGACCGGGACGATGCCGCGCTGGCTCGGCGGGGTGCTGTTCACCCCGGGCTTGATGGCCTTCACCGGCGACATCGGTGACACCGCCGCCCATTCCCATGCCGCCGTGCAGATTTTGCTCGTCACCGCGGGCGAGGTGACTCTGATCGACGCCGCCGGGCGCACCGCGACCGCCGAGGTGGCGATCATCCCGCCCGGTGTACGCCACGAAGTGCGCGCCACCCCGGGAGCCAAAGGGTTCCTCGCCTACCTCGACTCCGCCGGCCTCGTCGGCAACGCCGCACTCGCTCGACTGCGCGGCCTGCCTGTCGACGAGGTCACCAGCTGGATCACCGCGGCGATGCCGCGCACCACAGCCGCAGCGCCGCAACCGAATTCGACGTCACGGGCGCCGCGCCGGTCCACGCACCCGGTGGTGGCCGAGGCGCTGCGCGTGGCGGCGGCTTCCGCGAGCGGCCCACCGTCGCTCGGCGATCTCGCGGCCGCCGTCGCGATGTCGCCGAGCCGCCTGTCGCATCTGTTCACCGAGCACGTCGGCCTGCCGTATGCGGCGTGGCGGCGTTGGACTCGGCTTCAGCTGGCCGTCGGCACCGTGCGCGTGGGCGGCTCGCTGACCGAGGCCGCACACGCCTCGGGTTTCACCGACAGCGCTCACCTCACCAAAACCTGCCGCGACCTGTTCGGCATCACCCCCACCGAAGCTCTCGTCGCCACCGGCTGGCGACCGCTACCCGCCGCGCGGCTCAGCTGA